The proteins below are encoded in one region of Odocoileus virginianus isolate 20LAN1187 ecotype Illinois chromosome 34, Ovbor_1.2, whole genome shotgun sequence:
- the DLL1 gene encoding delta-like protein 1, translated as MGGRCALALAVLSALLCQVWSSGVFELKLQEFVNKKGLLGNRNCCRGGAGPPPCACRTFFRVCLKHYQASVSPEPPCTYGSAVTPVLGIDSFSLPDGAGADPAFSNPIRFPFGFTWPGTFSLIIEALHTDSPDDLATENPERLISRLATQRHLTVGEEWSQDLHSSGRTDLKYSYRFVCDEHYFGEGCSVFCRPRDDAFGHFTCGERGEKVCNPGWKGQYCTEPICLPGCDEQHGFCDKPGECKCRVGWQGRYCDQCIRYPGCLHGTCQQPWQCNCQEGWGGLFCNQDLNYCTHHKPCRNGATCTNTGQGSYTCSCRPGYTGANCETEVDECSAGPCRNGGSCTDLENSYSCTCPPGFYGRVCELSAMVCADGPCFNGGRCSDNPEGGYTCHCPAGFSGFNCEKKMDSCSSLPCSNGAQCVDLGDTYVCRCQAGFSGRHCDDNVDDCASSPCAHGGTCRDGVNEYSCTCPPGYTGRNCSAPVSRCEHAPCHNGATCHERAFRYLCECARGYGGPNCQFLLPEPPPGPVVVDLTEKYVEGQAGPFPWVAVGAGVVLVLTLLLGCAATVVCVRLRLQKRRPPADPCRGETETMNNLANRQREKDISVSVIGATQIKNTNKKADFHAEPGAEKNGLKARDPAVGYNLLQGLKGAAATADPHGKRDAKCQPQGSAGEEKGTPTLRGGEASERKRPDSVYSASKDTKYQSVYVISEEQDECVIATEV; from the exons ATGGGCGGGCGGTGCGCCCTGGCCCTCGCCGTTCTCTCGGCCCTGCTGTGCCAG GTCTGGAGCTCCGGGGTGTTCGAGCTGAAGCTGCAGGAGTTCGTCAACAAGAAGGGGCTGCTGGGGAACCGCAACTGCTGCCGCGGGGGCGCGGGGCCGCCGCCTTGCGCCTGCAGGACCTTCTTCCGCGTGTGCCTCAAGCACTACCAGGCCAGCGTGTCCCCCGAGCCGCCCTGCACCTACGGCAGCGCCGTCACCCCGGTGCTGGGCATCGACTCCTTCAGCCTCCCAGACGGCGCGGGCGCGGACCCCGCCTTCAGCAACCCCATCCGCTTCCCCTTTGGCTTCACCTGGCCG ggaaccttctctCTGATCATTGAAGCTCTCCACACAGATTCTCCTGATGACCTTGCAACAG AGAACCCAGAAAGACTTATCAGCCGCCTGGCCACGCAGAGGCACCTGACGGTTGGCGAGGAGTGGTCCCAGGACCTGCACAGCAGTGGCCGCACAGACCTCAAGTACTCCTATCGCTTTGTGTGTGATGAGCACTACTTCGGGGAAGGCTGCTCCGTCTTCTGCCGCCCCCGAGATGACGCCTTCGGCCACTTCACCTgcggggagagaggagagaaagtctGCAACCCTGGCTGGAAGGGCCAGTACTGCACAGAGC CCATCTGTTTGCCAGGGTGCGATGAGCAGCACGGGTTTTGTGACAAGCCAGGGGAATGCAA GTGCAGAGTGGGCTGGCAGGGTCGGTACTGCGACCAGTGCATTCGGTACCCAGGCTGTCTCCACGGCACCTGCCAGCAGCCCTGGCAATGCAACTGCCAGGAAGGCTGGGGGGGCCTTTTCTGCAACCAGG ACCTCAACTACTGCACGCACCACAAGCCCTGCAGGAACGGGGCCACCTGCACCAACACGGGCCAAGGGAGCTACACGTGCTCTTGCCGGCCTGGGTACACGGGGGCCAACTGTGAGACAGAGGTGGACGAGTGCAGCGCCGGGCCTTGCAGGAACGGAGGGAGCTGCACG GACCTTGAGAACAGCTACTCCTGCACCTGCCCACCTGGCTTCTACGGCAGGGTCTGCGAGCTGAGTGCCATGGTGTGTGCCGATGGCCCCTGCTTCAATGGGGGCCGGTGCTCCGACAACCCCGAGGGAGGGTACACCTGCCACTGCCCTGCGGGCTTCTCCGGCTTTAATTGTGAGAAGAAGATGGATTCCTGCAGTTCCTTGCCTTGTTCCAATG GTGCGCAGTGCGTGGACCTCGGCGACACGTACGTCTGCCGCTGCCAGGCCGGCTTCTCCGGGAGGCACTGTGATGACAACGTGGATGACTGTGCCTCCTCCCCGTGTGCCCACGGGGGCACCTGCCGGGATGGCGTGAACGAGTACTCCTGCACCTGCCCCCCCGGGTACACGGGCAGGAACTGCAGTGCCCCCGTCAGCAGGTGTGAGCACGCACCCTGCCACAACGGGGCCACCTGCCACGAGCGGGCCTTCCGCTACCTCTGTGAGTGCGCCCGGGGCTACGGGGGCCCCAACTGCCAGTTCCTGCTCCCCGAGCCGCCCCCGGGCCCCGTGGTGGTGGACCTCACAGAGAAGTACGTGGAGGGCCAGGCCGGCCCGTTCCCCTGGGTGGCCGTCGGGGCGGGTGTGGTGCTGGTCCTCACGCTGCTGCTGGGCTGTGCCGCCACGGTGGTCTGCGTGCGGCTGAGGCTGCAGAAGCGCCGGCCCCCCGCAGACCCCTGCCGGGGGGAGACAGAGACCATGAACAACCTGGCCAACCGCCAGCGGGAGAAGGACATCTCTGTTAGCGTCATCGGGGCCACACAGATCAAGAACACCAACAAAAAGGCAGACTTTCACGCCGAGCCCGGCGCGGAGAAAAACGGCCTCAAGGCTCGAGATCCCGCCGTGGGCTACAACCTGCTACAGGGCCTCAAGGGTGCCGCAGCCACGGCGGACCCCCACGGCAAGCGTGATGCCAAGTGCCAGCCCCAGGGCTCTgcgggggaggagaagggcaccCCGACACTCAGAGG TGGAGAAGCATCTGAAAGAAAAAGGCCGGACTCTGTGTATTCTGCTTCAAAAGACACAAAGTACCAGTCAGTGTATGTCATATCCGAGGAGCAGGACGAGTGTGTGATCGCCACTGAG GTGTGA